Sequence from the Kineosporia succinea genome:
GTGCAGTGGCGGGACGGGCGCTGGCAGGTCGTGGTCTCGCAGAACTCCCGCATCGTGGGCCTGGAGCGCCAGATGCAGCTCGACGCCCTCGAGACGAGCGCCTAAGGCGAAAGACCCTGCCGCGCACCAGCACCTGGTGCAGATCGGCGAGGTCGGCGTCGAACGTGTGCAGTGGCGCCGACCGTGCTCCCGGTCGGCGCCGAACCGAAAGCTTCTGCCTCACAGACCATGACGGACGTCCCGGTCGCCTCCGCCGCCCACGGCACCAAAGAGGGCGTCTCCTCGACGAACTGATCGACCTCCGGCCGGAATCCGTTGCCCGTCAGACGACCGCAGCGGCCTCGGCGACTACCCGGCGAGACTGCGGGTGACGCGCCGGGCGTCCGGCACGGATCCGGTGTCGTCGGCGGTTCCCGGCCACGCCCGTAGACTGGTGGGGTGGACGATCCCCTCGCCGGTGCGGCGCACTACCCGTCCACCATCGCCGAACCGCTCGAGCACGAGCTCGTGGTCAAGAAGTCCCGCTTCATCGCGCACGTGGCCCCGGCCCGCACCACCGACGAGGCCGATGCGGTGATCGCGGCGGTGCGCAAGCAGTACTGGGACGCCCGCCACCACTGCGTCGCGCTCATCGTCGGCACGCACGCCGGCCAGCAGCGCTCGTCCGACGGCGGGGAGCCCTCGGGCACCGCAGGCGTTCCGATGCTCGAGGTGCTGCGCCGCCGCGACCTCACCGATCTGGTGGCCGTGGTGGCGCGGTACTTCGGCGGGGTCAAGCTCGGGGCCGGAGGGCTGGTGCGGGCCTACTCCGGCGCCGTCTCCGAGGCGCTCG
This genomic interval carries:
- a CDS encoding IMPACT family protein, with product MDDPLAGAAHYPSTIAEPLEHELVVKKSRFIAHVAPARTTDEADAVIAAVRKQYWDARHHCVALIVGTHAGQQRSSDGGEPSGTAGVPMLEVLRRRDLTDLVAVVARYFGGVKLGAGGLVRAYSGAVSEALDLATVVRRTPAVRVAIEVPHQDAGRLQGVLREWADSRDAQLDDVTYAASATISLLVAPGRLGDLDASLAAASAGRLTAVRGETVVMES